One region of Microbacterium sufflavum genomic DNA includes:
- a CDS encoding FAD-dependent oxidoreductase encodes MRTQTVEADIIVVGGGLAGVSAAVAAARLGRRTVLINNRPVLGGNSSSEVRVWVCGATAHGNQRWARETGIIGEMYRENQYRNPEGNPVYWDDVVLDIVRREPHLTLFLNTEVLEAEATGPDDARRVRSVTGWTMGSEIRTVFRAPLFIDCTGDGLVGRLVGARHRLGKESRSEFGEDWAPEQPVREFLGSTLLFYTKDLGHPVKYVAPESAKDISTTPIPSSRIIRSGDSGAHYWWIEWGGTLDIVDDNEAIRDELRSVILGIWDHIKNSGEFDADTLTLEWIGNIPGKREYRRFIGDYTLRQQDILEQTSFDDGIAFGGWSIDLHPAEGMYASGAGAVQRFSDGVFEIPFRSLYSVNVDNLLMAGRDISATHIAFGAARVMATCAAMGEAAGTAAALCYAFDATPRELYEQHRAELRQTLLRADASLIGVANEDDSDLARTAAVTASSTLRTIGTAASATADAVPHALVEDLGIVVPVHPRLETTELLLSAEADTQVTVEVWSTGRPQNVVPARLEHRTVVEVPAGGPSWVRADTPFAPDEPQNAIVVVRAAPGVHAHLTSPLPPGVLTLVHRVDNDDRNVEVDRDGLLVQWPTKPLRGRSPVFRTSPPSEALAPERATSGYNRPFGGPHLWASDPAADGPAWLRLDWEHPVEAAEVRLVFDDDVDLELNTLHHHRSPDEVMPPLVRDYRVEVQAPGADEWRVVAEEHDNRHRLRVHPLPADLGPFTAARLVVERTNGAAEARVVAFRVQS; translated from the coding sequence ATGCGCACCCAGACCGTCGAAGCCGACATCATCGTCGTCGGCGGCGGCCTCGCCGGAGTGAGCGCCGCCGTCGCGGCCGCCCGCCTCGGCCGACGTACCGTGCTGATCAACAACCGGCCGGTGCTCGGCGGCAACTCCTCGTCGGAGGTGCGGGTGTGGGTGTGCGGGGCGACCGCGCACGGCAATCAGCGCTGGGCGCGCGAGACCGGGATCATCGGCGAGATGTACCGCGAGAACCAGTACCGCAATCCCGAGGGCAACCCGGTGTACTGGGACGACGTGGTGCTCGACATCGTGCGCCGGGAGCCCCACCTCACCCTCTTCCTCAACACCGAGGTGCTCGAGGCCGAGGCCACCGGACCCGACGACGCCCGTCGGGTCCGGTCGGTCACCGGGTGGACGATGGGCTCGGAGATCCGCACGGTGTTCCGTGCCCCGCTGTTCATCGACTGCACGGGCGACGGCCTGGTGGGGCGCCTGGTCGGTGCGCGGCACCGGCTCGGCAAGGAGAGCAGGAGCGAGTTCGGCGAGGACTGGGCCCCCGAGCAGCCGGTGCGGGAGTTCCTCGGCTCGACGCTGCTGTTCTACACGAAGGACCTCGGGCACCCGGTCAAGTACGTCGCCCCCGAGAGCGCGAAGGACATCTCGACGACGCCGATCCCGTCCTCCCGCATCATCCGCAGCGGCGACAGCGGCGCCCACTACTGGTGGATCGAATGGGGTGGCACGCTCGACATCGTCGACGACAACGAGGCGATCCGCGACGAGCTGCGCTCCGTGATCCTGGGTATCTGGGACCACATCAAGAACTCCGGCGAGTTCGACGCCGACACCCTCACCCTGGAGTGGATCGGGAACATCCCCGGCAAGCGCGAGTACCGCCGCTTCATCGGCGACTACACGCTGCGCCAGCAGGACATCCTGGAGCAGACGTCGTTCGACGACGGCATCGCGTTCGGCGGCTGGTCCATCGACCTGCACCCCGCCGAGGGCATGTACGCGTCGGGCGCCGGCGCGGTGCAGCGCTTCTCCGACGGGGTGTTCGAGATCCCGTTCCGGTCGCTGTACTCCGTCAACGTCGACAACCTGCTCATGGCCGGTCGCGACATCTCCGCGACGCACATCGCGTTCGGGGCCGCGCGGGTCATGGCCACCTGCGCCGCGATGGGTGAGGCCGCGGGCACCGCCGCCGCCCTCTGCTATGCGTTCGACGCCACCCCGCGCGAGCTGTACGAGCAGCACCGCGCGGAGCTGCGCCAGACGCTGCTGCGCGCCGACGCCAGCCTCATCGGCGTCGCCAACGAGGACGACTCCGACCTCGCCCGCACCGCCGCCGTGACCGCCTCCAGCACGCTGCGCACCATCGGCACCGCGGCGAGCGCCACCGCGGACGCCGTCCCGCACGCGCTCGTCGAAGACCTCGGCATCGTGGTTCCGGTGCATCCGCGACTGGAGACGACCGAGCTCCTGCTCTCCGCCGAGGCCGACACGCAGGTCACCGTCGAGGTGTGGTCGACGGGTCGCCCGCAGAACGTCGTGCCCGCGCGGCTCGAGCACCGCACCGTGGTGGAGGTTCCGGCCGGCGGACCCTCGTGGGTGCGCGCGGACACCCCGTTCGCCCCGGACGAGCCCCAGAACGCGATCGTCGTGGTGAGGGCCGCCCCTGGCGTGCACGCGCACCTGACGTCTCCGCTGCCGCCCGGCGTGCTCACGCTGGTGCACCGCGTCGACAACGACGACCGCAACGTCGAGGTCGACCGCGACGGCCTGCTGGTGCAGTGGCCGACGAAGCCCCTGCGCGGACGCAGCCCCGTGTTCCGCACGAGCCCGCCCTCGGAGGCGCTGGCCCCGGAGCGGGCGACGTCGGGGTACAACCGGCCCTTCGGCGGACCCCACCTGTGGGCGTCGGACCCCGCGGCGGACGGGCCCGCCTGGCTCCGCCTGGACTGGGAGCACCCCGTCGAAGCCGCGGAGGTGCGCCTGGTGTTCGACGACGACGTCGACCTCGAGCTCAACACGCTGCACCACCACCGCAGCCCCGACGAGGTGATGCCCCCGCTCGTGCGCGACTACCGTGTCGAGGTGCAGGCGCCCGGTGCGGACGAGTGGCGCGTGGTCGCCGAGGAGCACGACAACCGCCATCGACTGCGGGTGCACCCGCTCCCCGCCGACCTCGGGCCGTTCACCGCGGCGCGCCTCGTGGTGGAGCGCACGAACGGCGCCGCGGAGGCCAGGGTCGTCGCGTTCCGGGTGCAATCGTGA
- a CDS encoding LacI family DNA-binding transcriptional regulator has translation MTTSPGGRVLPAARATRTGLIALAVPHLEEPYFAELGSRIVRAADERGLAVLIVQTEGDHGREIDVANGVGLPPIDGLIHIPRSLTVADLTRRTSPGPLVLLGEHIQVSPFTHVTIDNRAAAFTATEHLLAVGCRRIGFVGRRDARPSDAADRRHTGYLEALAAAGLPADPVLTAQVDAFTAEEGERVAGAMAAAISDLDGLVCSNDSVALGALAALQARGRRVPADVAVVGIDDIRAARFAVPALTTIAPDHEKLVDAAFTELERQIAAPPGADLPVRHVTVDARLVRRASTAR, from the coding sequence GTGACCACCTCGCCCGGCGGCCGCGTGCTCCCCGCCGCGCGCGCCACCCGTACGGGCCTCATCGCGCTCGCGGTGCCGCACCTGGAGGAGCCCTACTTCGCCGAGCTGGGGTCGCGCATCGTGCGCGCCGCCGATGAGCGCGGTCTCGCCGTGCTCATCGTCCAGACCGAGGGCGACCACGGCCGCGAGATCGACGTCGCGAACGGTGTGGGGCTCCCGCCGATCGACGGTCTCATCCACATCCCGCGCTCCCTCACGGTGGCCGACCTCACCCGCCGCACGTCGCCGGGCCCGCTCGTGCTGCTGGGCGAGCACATCCAGGTGAGCCCGTTCACGCACGTGACGATCGACAACCGCGCGGCGGCGTTCACGGCCACCGAGCATCTCCTGGCGGTCGGCTGTCGTCGCATCGGCTTCGTCGGGCGCCGTGACGCGCGCCCCTCGGATGCGGCGGACCGGCGGCACACCGGATACCTGGAGGCCCTCGCGGCTGCGGGGCTTCCCGCCGACCCCGTCCTCACCGCACAGGTCGATGCGTTCACGGCGGAGGAGGGCGAGCGGGTGGCGGGGGCCATGGCGGCCGCGATCTCCGACCTCGACGGCCTCGTGTGCTCGAACGACTCGGTGGCCCTCGGCGCTCTCGCTGCCCTGCAGGCGCGGGGGCGACGGGTGCCGGCCGATGTCGCGGTGGTGGGGATCGACGACATCCGCGCCGCGCGCTTCGCGGTCCCCGCGCTCACGACGATCGCCCCCGACCACGAGAAGCTCGTCGATGCCGCGTTCACCGAGCTGGAGCGTCAGATCGCCGCCCCGCCCGGAGCCGACCTCCCGGTGCGGCACGTGACCGTCGATGCCCGGCTCGTCCGTCGGGCGAGCACGGCTCGATGA